In Ornithodoros turicata isolate Travis chromosome 1, ASM3712646v1, whole genome shotgun sequence, the DNA window CTGGAGGTgacgggggatgatcctcgtcttcttgttgtcgcgagcggcgttgcccgccaaCTCGAGCACTTCAGCAGCGAGGTATTCGAGCACGGCGGCCAGGTAAACGGGGGCGCCTGCTCCCACACGCTCGGCGTAGTTGCCCTTGCGCAGGAGACGATGAATACGACCGACGGGAAACTGGAGCCCTGCCCTGCTGGACCGGGTCTTGCTCTTTCCCTTGGCTTTTCCACCTTTTCCACGACCTGACATGatgttgacgctagagaggttaacgacagaCTGGCCGAAGCCACTAAGCAATGCTGGCGAGCATTTTGCGGCGCCGGCCGGCATTCGGGAGACGCGCGGTCACGTGGCGGAGAAAGCGCACCAATGGCGGGCCGCTCACGGCGCGACTGAGCCCGGCGGGAAGCAGCGAATGGCGTTCCCGCGTACGGTTCCCCGAAAAGCAAGGCTTGCAGCGAGCGACGGGCGGTTCGAGAAGGGAAACGGGCATTCCTCTCCGAGTACGTTGCTGGAAGCACTGCCATCATGCCACCCCAACCTTCGGGCAAAGCGGTCAAGAAGGCCGGCTAGGCGCAGAAGAGGCGGCGTCACGGCGGGTCACGTTGTTCTGAGCTCCGTGTTCCAGCGAAGTTTGTGGCGTTTCTTCTGTGTGTGGAGCTCTTTCCTTTGTGCGTGGACATCTATGAATACTTCAGGCATGTAAGGTAAGCAAAATTTCCGTTCGCACTGCTACAATAATGTCAGAACTTGAGTTTTTGTTAATCGTGTTAGGCCTACTAAGGTAGTAAACAGAGGCAGCTCGGCCGCCGCCGAAAGATGGTCCCGTCCCGCCGTGGGTTCGATCCCCGGCAGGgcaggttcctttttttctcattttttttttcttttttttctttccttttgtttttgcttttgacTAAAGTTTTCTAGAATAAAATAAcaggaaaattgaaaaaaaagttcTTTGTAGACTAAAATGAACCAGATTAGGGCGGTCAGGCCGCTGGTTTTTACTATCGCTTTACCACGTGGAGTAGCGCTCGACGACCTAGCAGAAGCTTTGGTAGCAAAGAGGAGATATGAAGATTTTGAAAGGGTGTCACACTACGGTTTCGGTCGgtatgaaattaaaacgaagaCTGAAAAGATTGCAGAGGACTTAGCAAAAGAGTCGACCATTGTAGTCAAAGGGACAGAGTATAAACTTAACTATTTGGGATACCGAACTACCAGAATATCGGTGTTTTATTATCCTGTAGACGAACACAGTAGCTTTTTGGAAAGTGCGTTGGCCCAGTATGGAAAAATTGTGAAAGTACAAGAGGCCATGTACAAAAAGCATAAACAATGGGGGAGTGGCGTCTTTCAAGTATACATGGAAATGGAGAAAAGCGTCCCGAATTACCTCAAGGTAAATGCTGGGAATCGTAGCTTTGTCGTCCAGTGCGAGTACCAGGGAGTCACTCGAGTGTGCCGGAAGTGCGGACGGCAGGGTCATCTAAACAGTAATTGCAATACGCCAAAATGCACACGTTGTGGGATATTCGGCCATGCGTCGTGCAATGACCCCTGCCCGAGATGTCGAGGCGATCACCCAGTAACCGAGTGTAGGCAAAGGACCTTCGCAGCGGCCTTGGGCTACTCGAAGGGACTGGTGCCCGCACTCGACGTCATTCCGGACACTACAGATCTCGAGGATGAAGTCGCGGCACCGCCTGAAGTCGGAAAGAAAAGCGTAAATGAAATCGACAATAACGAACAACACAGGGATGTGCCAATCAATGGCGGGAGCGACGAACAGACAAACGAAAAACCCACTAGCGAGGAACCACACCTCGACAAAAACTCATGGCCCCTACTTAGATCAcgagatgatgatgaggtgtCGGCGAATTGTTCAACAAAGATGAATaggaaaaagagagaaataCCTGTTATACCACTTGATATACAAGAGGGACAGCTACCAGTGAAAGAACCCCGAAGTGGGTCAGTAAGCACTGAAGAACCGCTTGACTTACCTACAGTGCAGTTTACTTTTGAGAAAGCATCTCTGGGTACTGCAGGCGATGCAGCACATGCGAGCAATGCCCTAAC includes these proteins:
- the LOC135378787 gene encoding histone H2A-like, whose product is MSGRGKGGKAKGKSKTRSSRAGLQFPVGRIHRLLRKGNYAERVGAGAPVYLAAVLEYLAAEVLELAGNAARDNKKTRIIPRHLQLAIRNDEELNKLLSGVTIAQGGVLPNIQAVLLPKKTEKKA